One window of the Anolis sagrei isolate rAnoSag1 chromosome 5, rAnoSag1.mat, whole genome shotgun sequence genome contains the following:
- the GIMD1 gene encoding GTPase IMAP family member GIMD1 — translation MSDNSNMTINLLLLGRTQSGKSATGNTFLGSTDFSSHLSPGSVTRVCSLGRSSHISNFARRQGHELTIQVRVLDTPGYPHSSLRKEQVEQEVKTALVQHFGETGLHLAFWVLRADVPLCEGEEDSTIQFIQKLLGPNWKSYTAILFTHADMVEKAKFSKEQYLHTASNTLHKLMQSVQEKHIFVDNQAIMIKQESLKALRKTSEFIRQNHYQTLQFK, via the exons ATGTCTGATAACAGCAATATGACCATAAATCTCCTCTTGCTTGGAAGGACACAAAGTGGCAAAAGTGCTACAGGAAACACCTTTCTGGGCAGTACAGATTTTTCCAGTCATCTTTCTCCAGGATCTGTGACCAGAGTCTGCAGCTTGGGGCGTAGCTCTCATATTTCTAATTTTGCACGTCGTCAGGGGCACGAGCTAACGATACAGGTGCGTGTGCTAGATACGCCTGGGTATCCTCACAGCAGCTTGAGAAAAGAGCAGGTCGAGCAAGAAGTAAAAACTGCTttagttcagcactttggagagacGGGTCTACACTTGGCATTTTGGGTCTTGAGAGCTGATGTCCCACTATGTGAGGGTGAAGAGGATTCCACAATCCAATTCATCCAG AAACTCTTGGGTCCTAACTGGAAGAGCTACACTGCCATCTTATTTACTCATGCGGATATGGTTGAAAAAGCTAAATTTAGTAAAGAACAATATTTGCACACTGCTTCCAATACACTACATAAGCTCATGCAGTCtgtacaggaaaagcacattttTGTAGACAATCAAGCAATAATGATAAAACAAGAAAGTTTAAAAGCTTTAAGAAAAACTTCAGAGTTTATAAGGCAAAACCATTACCAGACTCTTCAATTTAAGTAA